GTTATATAAAACAAATTTAAAAGAAATAATTACACGAGTCTTAGATAAATAAATTCATAGATCATGGTTTTTTTACGTTATTTACAAAAGCTATTCAATTTCTTAAAATGGTTTATTTTCTTAAAAAAGAATAAATTCGATAAAAATACTTGGTACTTTGTTTTGAATTATGGAATAGGTGATACGTATCTTGTTTGCTGTCTTTTGCCATATTTGTTAGAGAGAGGAGAGAATATATCTTTAATATTAAAAAAAATCATGCTTTCATTCCGCACTTATTTTCTGATAAAATAAAAATTATTTCAAATTTAAAAATACCAAAGCAATTATTAAATGAATTTGGTAGATATGGTAAGGGTACTCCAATTGCCTTGCATCCTTTAGATGTTAAAGATGTAAGCCTTGTGAATTTGATAGGCTACAATGGTATTACATTAATTGATGTGTATAAAATAATGTTGAATTTAGAACCGCAATATTTGCCTTTCAGTCCTGATTTTAGAAAATCGTATATTGATGAAGTAAAAAATATATTACGTGATATTAATTTGCTTGGTGAGGACGTTGTTTTATTATGCCCTCAAGCAAACTCTATAGATGTGTTAGAGGATGCTTTCTGGATAGATATTGCTGAAAAAATAGAGCTTGAGGGCTTTTCCCCTTTATTTATGAATGATAATTTAAAAGATGAAAGATTTCAAATGGTATCCTTTCCTTTAGAATATGCAAATGACTTTTGCAACTTGGTTGGCAAAGTGGTTTCTCTCCGCAGTGGTTTTTGTGATTTGATATCTAAATCTGACTCTCTTAAAATTATTTTATATCCTGATAGACAATGGTATTCTGGTGCATTGATTGAAGGTGCAAGTTTGAGAGAAATGCATTTAACAGAACATAATTTATTGGAATTATCACTTAAGGATGAAAATATTTCAGAAACCGTAATTTCCGCCTTAAAACATTCTCGCAATGAATAAATTTAACTATTTTGTTGGCTTAGCAAATTATGCTGATGCTCTCTTTAATTCTCTCCCAATAGAGTTAGAGCCAAAACCATTGAACTATTCATTGGGTATTTTGAAGCCCAGAATAGAGCAAATAAAAGATTCCGAAATAGATAAAATTACCTATTTACGTGACGATAATAAATTAGCTTTTCCTGGAAATAGTAATGATTGGCAAGGCCTAAATTCTATAGGCATGTTAATGGATAGATTTACGATACTATTAATAAGAGAATGGTCCTTAAAAAACAAGACCAACAAAAATTTAGAGAAGGCAAGAAAAATTCATGAAGAACAGACAATGGATATAATCCAGGCTATGGTCAACGCTGCCCCTGGATCATCTGCTATGAACTCTAAGATCACAAACATAAAAGGTGATGTACTAGTCAAAAATTGGGAAGAGGCATTTTATGGTTTACTAACAATTAATTTAATTCTATGGGAATCACAGGAGGTACTATATATAAAAGATATTGCTAGCCTTCCTTGCGAAGAGCTTAGAGATTATATTGCCTGGTTTTCAAAAGGGAATATAATAAGGAATGAGTATATCCAATTCTGTGAAGAATTCTTTTGGACTATTTAAATTCTTGTAATGAAAAAGCGTATAGCCATAATTGGAGCTGGAATATCTGGTATATCACTAGCTCGAATGTTAGAGGATAAGGCAGATGTGACTGTATTGGAGCAGCATGCGAAGATAGGTGGATTGATTGGCTGTGATAGAGTGGAGGATGTACTATATCACAGAGTTGGGGGTCACGTATTTAATTCAAAAAATCAAGACGTTCTCGACTGGTTTTGGAGTTTTTTCAATAAAGAGGATGAATTTATACAAGCTAATAGACTAGCAAAAGTCTACTTGAATAATGTTTTTATCGATTATCCTATTGAAGATCATGTTTTTCAACTTAATAACGCTGATGCAGAAAATATCATTGATGATTTAATAAATATCAAAAGCGTTACAAGTAATAATTTTGAAGACTTTTTAATTAATACTTTCGGAATAACTTTATATGAAATATATTTCAAACCGTATAATAAAAAAATATGGAACGTTGATTTAAAAGAAGTCCCATTAAATTGGCTTGAAGGTAAGTTGCCGATGCCTCGCCCGAAGGATATTATATATAATAATGTATTAAGGAAACAGGATAAATCAATGGTTCATTCTGTTTTTTATTATCCAAAGTATGGGGGGTCACAATTTATTATAGATAGATTATCAGAAGGAATTAAAATAATTAGTAATTATAAAATAACTAAAATTAGCACAGACAAGTTTACGGTGAAGATTGATGACTTCGATCCTTTTGATAAGGTTGTTTTTACCGGTGACATAAGAACTCTAAATAATTTATTACAGGATAAGCTGATTCTGGATCAATATGAGTCAGAGTTAGATAATTTAAAATCAAACGGTACGACAAACGTATTATGTTATTGTGACAAAACAGATTTGTCTTGGTTATACATACCAGAAGATAAATTTAGAGCTCATAGAATCATCTATACGGGTGGATTTTCTGAAACCAATAATGGCCCAAGTGGTAGAAGTACATGCACGGTTGAATTTTCGAATTTTGTTTCTATTGAAGATATACATGAGGAAATAAGGAAACTGCCTGGAAATATGGAGATTTTAGCGCATAATTATGAGCCAAATTCTTATGTTATCCAGGGTGAAAACACTAGGGATTTGATCAATAAAATTAAAGATTCTCTACGAAAACATAGCATATTCATATTGGGTAGGTTTGCGGAATGGGAATATAACAATATGGATAAATGCATAGAGTCCTCTATTAATTTGATTAATCAGTTAATATAGTTTTATATAATAGATGTGACAGAATTAAAATTAATATGGTTAATCTTGAATAAATTTCAAAATTTTCGTATTAATTGAGGTGGATAAAATT
This genomic stretch from Hymenobacter sp. PAMC 26628 harbors:
- a CDS encoding protoporphyrinogen/coproporphyrinogen oxidase; the protein is MKKRIAIIGAGISGISLARMLEDKADVTVLEQHAKIGGLIGCDRVEDVLYHRVGGHVFNSKNQDVLDWFWSFFNKEDEFIQANRLAKVYLNNVFIDYPIEDHVFQLNNADAENIIDDLINIKSVTSNNFEDFLINTFGITLYEIYFKPYNKKIWNVDLKEVPLNWLEGKLPMPRPKDIIYNNVLRKQDKSMVHSVFYYPKYGGSQFIIDRLSEGIKIISNYKITKISTDKFTVKIDDFDPFDKVVFTGDIRTLNNLLQDKLILDQYESELDNLKSNGTTNVLCYCDKTDLSWLYIPEDKFRAHRIIYTGGFSETNNGPSGRSTCTVEFSNFVSIEDIHEEIRKLPGNMEILAHNYEPNSYVIQGENTRDLINKIKDSLRKHSIFILGRFAEWEYNNMDKCIESSINLINQLI